The following are encoded in a window of Flavobacteriales bacterium genomic DNA:
- a CDS encoding queuosine precursor transporter, translating to MNGNILADKGTRLFLILGGFFAANALIAEMIGVKLFQLEDLLGMARADFSLLGQEHLSFVLSVGVLPWPIVFIMTDVVNDYYGVRGVRFLTLLTVVLITFMFAVLFLAIHMPPDQGWWLTSSAQNGVPDMQAAFAAIFGQGMNIIIGSLTAFVIGQLVDALVFRRIKRITGDKRIWLRATGSTVVSQFIDSIVVTYVAFWIFRDMSFAMATALALTAYAYKFVVAILSTPLIYAAHWGIERYLGKERAQAMRAEALRSRND from the coding sequence ATGAACGGCAACATCCTCGCCGACAAAGGCACCCGCCTCTTCCTCATCCTCGGCGGCTTCTTCGCGGCCAACGCGCTTATCGCCGAGATGATCGGCGTGAAGCTCTTCCAACTGGAGGACCTGCTGGGCATGGCCAGGGCCGACTTCAGCCTGCTGGGCCAGGAGCACCTGAGCTTCGTGCTCAGCGTGGGTGTGCTGCCCTGGCCCATCGTGTTCATCATGACCGATGTGGTGAACGATTACTACGGCGTGCGTGGCGTTCGCTTCCTCACCCTGCTCACCGTGGTGCTCATCACCTTCATGTTCGCCGTGCTCTTCCTCGCCATCCACATGCCGCCGGACCAGGGTTGGTGGCTCACCAGCAGCGCACAGAACGGTGTGCCCGACATGCAGGCGGCCTTCGCGGCCATTTTCGGGCAGGGCATGAACATCATCATCGGCTCGCTCACCGCCTTCGTCATCGGCCAGTTGGTGGACGCACTGGTGTTCCGCCGGATCAAGCGGATCACCGGGGACAAGCGCATCTGGCTGCGCGCCACCGGCAGCACGGTGGTGAGCCAGTTCATCGACAGCATCGTGGTCACCTACGTGGCCTTCTGGATCTTCCGCGACATGAGCTTCGCGATGGCGACCGCACTGGCGCTGACGGCCTATGCCTACAAATTCGTGGTGGCCATCCTCAGCACGCCGCTGATCTACGCGGCGCATTGGGGCATCGAACGCTACCTGGGGAAGGAGCGTGCGCAGGCCATGCGCGCGGAAGCACTCAGAAGCCGGAACGACTGA